In one window of Opitutus sp. GAS368 DNA:
- a CDS encoding STAS domain-containing protein has product MSEPTKPTFLVDAYANPVLVRIDGRASFANSGGLRDFFAEMLKHGHKSFVVDFKDCTSMDSTFLGVLAGAALELRRQQPPGTLTLVRVGERNLELIRNLGLHRLATVDAGSFQMNFRGGTTGLDTRAKSEIENARLVLEAHENLVSADAANAAKFQDVLAFLRNRVESR; this is encoded by the coding sequence ATGTCCGAGCCGACCAAACCGACCTTCCTCGTCGACGCCTACGCCAACCCGGTGCTGGTGCGGATCGACGGCCGGGCGTCGTTCGCCAACAGCGGCGGACTGCGGGATTTCTTCGCGGAGATGCTCAAGCACGGGCACAAGAGCTTCGTGGTCGACTTCAAGGACTGCACGAGCATGGACAGCACCTTCCTCGGCGTGCTGGCCGGGGCGGCGCTGGAACTCCGCCGCCAGCAGCCGCCGGGCACGCTGACCCTCGTGCGGGTGGGGGAGCGCAACCTCGAGCTGATCCGCAATCTCGGGCTGCACCGGCTGGCCACGGTGGACGCGGGGAGCTTCCAGATGAATTTCCGTGGCGGCACCACCGGCCTCGACACCCGGGCCAAGAGTGAGATCGAGAACGCCCGGCTCGTGCTGGAGGCCCACGAGAACCTGGTCAGCGCCGATGCCGCCAACGCCGCCAAGTTCCAGGACGTGCTGGCCTTCCTGCGCAACCGGGTGGAAAGCCGCTGA
- a CDS encoding aconitate hydratase, translated as MSLPNPFNTLQSFEGGKKFYSLPELARQFPGVARLPVSIRLVLEAVLRNCDGKRVMESNIKELANWKPTEARTAEIPFVVARIVLQDFTGVPLLVDLAAMRSAVAKLGKNPKIIEPLVPVDLVVDHSVQVDFSGNAEALAKNLDLEFKRNRERYQFLKWGMQAFDTFKVVPPGIGIVHQVNLEYLAKGVLSQGGVYYPDTLVGTDSHTTMINGIGIVGWGVGGIEAEAGMLGQPVYFLTPDVVGVHLTGALREGVTATDLALTVTQLMRKAKVVGKFVEFFGPGAAALPVVDRATIANMAPEYGATMGFFPIDAECSTYLRATGRDDQHIATYEAYYKAQGLWGIPAKGAIDYSQVVDLDLATVVPSVAGPKRPQDRIELPNLKKEFTTAFSKPVTENGFGKNAGDLATKTHVAAAGSFHGGGGGSQEPVSGARAAACATNPLTEHEMTNNRPTPDKVTGAAPTMEGDIGHGSVLIAAITSCTNTSNPSVMLAAGLLAKKAVEKGLTVNPVVKSSLAPGSRVVTDYLNKTGLTPYLDKLGFQTVGYGCTTCIGNSGPLHPAIEEAIVKNDLVAASVLSGNRNFEARVHQNIKANFLMSPPLVVAFALAGRVDIDMTKDPIGKDKAGVDVYLKDLWPTLKEVRDQMAAALKPEVFRRLYTDFAAQNPKWNEIPSTTGNVYAFDAKSTYIQEPPFFTGFSLTPGSIQPINGARALGIFGDSVTTDHISPAGAIKKSSPAGKYLLDNGVTFEDFNSYGSRRGNDRVMTRGTFANVRIKNLMLGGKEGGNTLGPDGAETSIYDASMAYQKAGVPLIVLAGQEYGTGSSRDWAAKGTNLLGVKVVVAQSFERIHRSNLVGMGVLPLQFKEGTTAQTLKLDGSETYDVVGLTGAIKPQQDLTLKITRKGGAVENVPVRCRIDTPIEIDYYQHGGILPYVLRQIVAKS; from the coding sequence ATGAGTCTCCCGAATCCGTTCAACACCCTGCAGTCCTTCGAGGGCGGCAAGAAGTTCTACTCGCTCCCCGAGCTGGCCAGGCAGTTCCCGGGCGTCGCCCGCCTGCCGGTGAGCATCCGCCTCGTGCTCGAGGCCGTGCTGCGCAACTGCGACGGCAAGCGCGTCATGGAATCCAACATCAAGGAGCTGGCCAACTGGAAGCCGACCGAGGCCCGCACCGCCGAGATCCCGTTCGTCGTCGCGCGTATCGTGCTGCAGGACTTCACCGGCGTGCCGCTGCTCGTCGATCTCGCCGCCATGCGCTCGGCCGTGGCCAAGCTCGGCAAGAACCCGAAGATCATCGAGCCGCTCGTGCCGGTGGACCTCGTGGTGGACCACTCCGTGCAGGTGGACTTCTCCGGCAACGCCGAGGCGCTGGCCAAGAACCTCGACCTCGAGTTCAAGCGCAACCGCGAGCGCTACCAGTTCCTCAAGTGGGGCATGCAGGCGTTCGACACCTTCAAGGTTGTCCCGCCGGGCATCGGCATCGTCCACCAGGTGAACCTCGAATACCTTGCCAAGGGCGTGCTCAGCCAGGGCGGCGTCTATTATCCCGACACGCTCGTCGGCACCGACTCGCATACGACGATGATCAACGGCATCGGCATCGTGGGCTGGGGCGTCGGCGGCATCGAGGCCGAGGCCGGCATGCTCGGCCAGCCGGTCTATTTCCTCACGCCCGATGTCGTCGGTGTGCACCTGACCGGCGCGCTCCGCGAGGGTGTTACTGCCACCGACCTGGCACTCACCGTCACGCAGCTGATGCGCAAGGCCAAGGTCGTCGGCAAGTTCGTCGAGTTCTTCGGCCCGGGTGCCGCCGCGCTGCCGGTCGTCGACCGCGCGACCATCGCCAACATGGCGCCCGAATACGGCGCGACCATGGGTTTCTTCCCGATCGACGCCGAGTGCTCGACCTACCTGCGCGCCACGGGTCGCGACGACCAGCACATCGCCACCTACGAGGCCTACTACAAGGCCCAGGGCCTGTGGGGCATCCCGGCGAAGGGTGCGATCGACTACTCGCAGGTCGTGGACCTCGACCTCGCGACCGTTGTCCCGAGCGTCGCCGGCCCGAAGCGCCCGCAGGACCGTATCGAGCTCCCGAACCTCAAGAAGGAGTTTACCACGGCGTTCTCGAAGCCGGTCACCGAAAACGGCTTTGGCAAGAACGCCGGCGATCTCGCGACCAAGACGCATGTCGCGGCGGCCGGTTCCTTCCACGGTGGCGGCGGCGGCAGCCAGGAGCCGGTCTCCGGCGCCAGGGCGGCGGCTTGCGCCACCAACCCGCTCACCGAGCACGAAATGACCAACAACCGGCCCACGCCGGACAAGGTCACGGGCGCCGCGCCCACCATGGAGGGTGACATTGGCCACGGCTCCGTGCTCATCGCCGCCATCACGAGCTGCACGAATACGTCCAACCCGAGCGTCATGCTCGCCGCCGGCCTGCTGGCCAAGAAGGCCGTCGAGAAGGGCCTCACCGTCAACCCGGTCGTGAAGTCCTCGCTGGCCCCCGGCTCGCGGGTTGTCACCGATTATCTCAACAAGACCGGCCTCACGCCCTATCTGGACAAGCTCGGCTTCCAGACCGTCGGCTACGGCTGCACGACCTGCATCGGCAACTCCGGTCCGCTGCACCCCGCGATCGAGGAGGCCATCGTCAAGAACGACCTCGTCGCCGCCTCCGTGCTCTCGGGCAACCGCAACTTCGAGGCCCGCGTCCATCAGAACATCAAGGCGAACTTCCTGATGTCGCCTCCGCTCGTCGTCGCCTTCGCGCTCGCGGGGCGGGTCGACATCGACATGACCAAGGACCCGATCGGCAAGGACAAGGCCGGAGTTGACGTCTACCTCAAGGATCTCTGGCCGACGCTCAAGGAGGTCCGCGACCAGATGGCCGCGGCGCTCAAGCCCGAGGTGTTCCGCCGGCTCTACACCGACTTCGCCGCGCAGAACCCGAAGTGGAACGAGATCCCCTCGACCACGGGCAACGTCTACGCCTTTGACGCCAAGTCCACCTACATTCAGGAGCCGCCGTTCTTCACGGGCTTCTCGCTCACGCCGGGCAGCATCCAGCCGATCAACGGCGCCCGCGCCCTCGGCATCTTCGGGGATTCGGTCACCACCGACCACATCTCCCCGGCCGGCGCCATCAAGAAGTCGTCGCCCGCGGGCAAATACCTGCTCGATAACGGCGTGACCTTCGAGGACTTCAACTCCTACGGCTCCCGCCGCGGCAACGACCGCGTGATGACCCGCGGCACGTTCGCGAACGTCCGCATCAAGAACCTGATGCTCGGCGGCAAGGAAGGCGGCAACACCCTCGGGCCGGACGGCGCCGAAACCTCCATCTACGACGCCTCGATGGCCTACCAGAAGGCCGGCGTGCCGCTCATCGTTCTCGCCGGCCAGGAATACGGCACGGGTTCCTCGCGCGACTGGGCCGCCAAGGGCACCAACCTGCTCGGCGTGAAGGTCGTCGTGGCGCAGAGTTTCGAGCGCATCCACCGCTCCAACCTCGTCGGCATGGGCGTGCTGCCCCTGCAGTTCAAGGAGGGCACGACGGCCCAGACGCTCAAGCTCGACGGCTCCGAGACTTACGACGTCGTCGGCCTCACGGGTGCCATCAAACCGCAGCAGGACCTGACGCTGAAGATCACCCGCAAGGGCGGGGCGGTCGAGAACGTGCCGGTGCGCTGCCGCATCGATACGCCCATCGAGATCGATTATTACCAGCACGGCGGCATTTTGCCCTACGTGCTTCGCCAGATTGTCGCGAAGAGCTGA
- a CDS encoding redoxin domain-containing protein: protein MPLVVGAKAPDFTLKTKTADGLKDVRLSDNFGKKQTVLLFFPLAYTGTCTQEMCDISNGLSGYTGLGAEVYGISVDSPFAQEAWAKSSKITVPLLSDLNKTVTKAYDVVFPNLAGVGDTSARAAFVIGRDGVIKYAEQTPTPKDLPNFNAVKAALAK, encoded by the coding sequence ATGCCCCTCGTCGTTGGCGCCAAAGCGCCTGATTTCACCCTCAAGACCAAGACCGCGGACGGCCTCAAGGACGTCAGGTTGAGCGACAATTTCGGCAAGAAACAGACCGTGCTGCTGTTCTTCCCGCTGGCCTACACCGGCACCTGCACGCAGGAGATGTGCGACATCTCGAACGGCCTGAGCGGCTACACCGGCCTGGGCGCGGAAGTCTACGGCATCAGCGTCGACAGCCCGTTCGCCCAGGAAGCCTGGGCGAAAAGCAGCAAGATCACCGTGCCCCTGCTTTCCGACCTCAACAAGACCGTCACCAAGGCCTACGACGTCGTGTTCCCGAACCTGGCCGGCGTGGGCGACACCTCCGCGCGCGCGGCGTTCGTCATCGGCCGGGACGGCGTCATCAAATACGCCGAACAGACGCCGACGCCGAAGGACCTGCCGAACTTCAACGCCGTCAAGGCTGCGCTCGCCAAGTAA
- the tyrS gene encoding tyrosine--tRNA ligase, protein MSDILAELEWRGLYADCTDRDALAKRLAEGPTTLYCGFDPTADSLHVGNLVPLFALRRFQQYGHLPIALAGGATGMVGDPSGKSDERNLLTPDQLQHNLDCIKPQLARFLDFSGAKNPARLVNNYDWTGSVTFLEFLRDIGKHITVNSMTAKDSVRSRMEDRSTGISFTEFSYMLLQGHDFYHLRKTFNCELQVGATDQWGNITVGTELTRKKLGATVWGLVFPLLTKADGSKYGKTATGTVWLDAKKTSPYRFYQFFVNADDADVVKLLKTLTFLPQDEITALEKELKANPGARAAQKALAKEMTVLVHGAEALAAALKASEILFGGSLDGITEDIFNDVAGEVPTKDLEKVKLEGTGSPIADLIVHSGLESSKGAARKALEAGGIYLNNVRVPDHTRAVTSADLLFGKYLLLRKGKKSYAVLTAK, encoded by the coding sequence ATGAGCGACATCCTTGCAGAACTTGAATGGCGCGGCCTCTACGCCGACTGCACCGACCGCGACGCCCTGGCCAAGCGCCTGGCCGAGGGCCCGACCACGCTCTACTGCGGTTTCGACCCCACGGCGGACTCGCTCCATGTCGGCAACCTCGTGCCGCTTTTCGCCCTCCGCCGCTTCCAACAATACGGCCACCTGCCTATCGCCCTCGCCGGCGGCGCCACCGGCATGGTCGGTGACCCCTCCGGCAAGTCCGACGAGCGCAACCTGCTCACGCCCGACCAGCTCCAGCACAACCTCGACTGTATCAAGCCGCAGCTCGCCCGCTTCCTCGACTTCTCCGGTGCCAAGAACCCCGCCCGCCTCGTCAACAACTACGACTGGACCGGCTCGGTCACCTTCCTCGAGTTCCTCCGCGACATCGGCAAGCACATCACCGTGAATTCCATGACTGCGAAGGATTCCGTCCGCTCGCGCATGGAGGACCGCAGCACCGGCATCAGCTTCACCGAGTTCAGCTACATGCTGCTGCAGGGTCATGATTTCTACCACCTGCGCAAAACCTTCAACTGCGAGCTGCAGGTCGGCGCCACCGACCAGTGGGGCAACATCACCGTCGGCACCGAGCTGACGCGCAAGAAGCTCGGCGCCACCGTCTGGGGCCTCGTCTTCCCGCTGCTCACCAAGGCCGACGGCTCGAAATACGGCAAGACCGCCACCGGCACCGTCTGGCTCGACGCCAAAAAGACCAGCCCCTACCGCTTCTACCAGTTCTTCGTGAACGCCGACGACGCCGACGTCGTCAAGCTCCTCAAGACCCTTACCTTCCTCCCCCAAGACGAAATCACCGCGCTCGAGAAGGAACTGAAGGCCAACCCGGGCGCCCGTGCCGCGCAGAAGGCCCTCGCGAAGGAGATGACCGTGCTGGTCCACGGCGCCGAGGCCCTCGCCGCCGCGCTCAAGGCCAGCGAAATCCTTTTCGGCGGCTCGCTCGACGGCATCACCGAGGACATCTTCAACGACGTCGCCGGCGAGGTGCCGACCAAGGACCTGGAGAAGGTGAAGCTCGAGGGCACCGGTTCGCCCATCGCCGACCTCATCGTTCATTCCGGCCTGGAAAGTTCCAAGGGCGCCGCGCGCAAGGCCCTCGAGGCCGGCGGCATCTATCTGAACAACGTCCGCGTCCCCGACCACACCAGGGCGGTCACGTCCGCGGACCTGCTGTTCGGCAAGTATCTCCTGCTCCGCAAGGGCAAGAAGAGCTACGCGGTGCTGACGGCAAAATAG
- a CDS encoding VOC family protein, with amino-acid sequence MKAKQRVTGLGGFFFKAKNTKKLAGWYKKHLGLPIDDQWFGWSFEWRDVKNPKKKGMTIWSVMDSDTKHFGPGKQGHMVNYRVANLKKVLAALKKERVWIDPKGIQKSEYGQFAWIKDGEGNRLELWQPPAGM; translated from the coding sequence ATGAAAGCCAAACAACGTGTCACCGGCCTGGGCGGATTTTTCTTCAAGGCGAAGAACACGAAGAAGCTCGCCGGCTGGTATAAGAAGCATCTTGGTCTGCCCATCGACGACCAGTGGTTCGGCTGGTCGTTCGAGTGGCGCGACGTGAAGAATCCGAAGAAGAAGGGCATGACCATCTGGAGCGTCATGGATTCCGACACGAAGCATTTCGGCCCGGGCAAGCAGGGCCACATGGTCAACTACCGGGTCGCCAACCTGAAAAAAGTGCTGGCGGCGCTGAAGAAGGAACGCGTATGGATCGACCCGAAGGGGATCCAGAAGTCGGAATACGGCCAGTTCGCCTGGATCAAGGACGGCGAAGGCAACCGTCTCGAGCTCTGGCAACCGCCGGCGGGCATGTGA
- a CDS encoding multidrug efflux SMR transporter → MPWIWLIIAGVLEIAWAIGLKYADGFTKLWPGVATVLLMLASFWCLAQAVRGLPLGTSYAIWTGIGAVGTAVLGMILFKEPATVARLLCMLLIVAGIVGLKLTARA, encoded by the coding sequence ATGCCTTGGATCTGGTTGATTATTGCCGGTGTCTTGGAGATCGCCTGGGCCATCGGCCTGAAATACGCCGACGGCTTTACCAAGCTCTGGCCGGGTGTCGCCACGGTGCTGCTGATGCTGGCGAGTTTCTGGTGCCTGGCGCAGGCAGTGCGCGGGCTGCCGCTCGGGACCAGCTACGCCATCTGGACGGGCATCGGCGCGGTCGGAACGGCGGTGCTCGGCATGATCCTGTTCAAGGAACCGGCCACCGTGGCGCGCCTGCTGTGCATGCTGCTCATCGTCGCCGGCATCGTCGGTTTGAAGCTGACGGCCCGGGCCTGA
- a CDS encoding glucose-6-phosphate dehydrogenase assembly protein OpcA produces the protein MPAVFDALPGQEVPVGGISAGFKKLWADSPAKESRAVQLNLVLHLGSNSNPADAQEQFQNTLKFAQRYPARVVVLCPDFGEKAPTEIRAKIYGECFLGKSKNDTRCVEFVILHYTMAARGYLENQVSVCLSTDMPLYYWGHGFSAAKRLADYGYLLTRSKRVLFDSAVAPADAFTFPWPNIAAVRDLAYTRTLPLRQNLGQFLSRYAPALITTGLQTVTIRHRAQFAAEASCLLGWVKKGLTRAGAGPVAFAVTPVDCPGCLSMAFAYAEPRKVFKWAADLSKDHAEFTGDLGTGRTSLVAGAHFLAQEAALSEAMFF, from the coding sequence ATGCCCGCCGTCTTTGACGCTCTGCCCGGACAGGAGGTGCCCGTCGGCGGCATCTCGGCCGGGTTCAAGAAACTCTGGGCCGACTCGCCGGCCAAGGAGAGCCGCGCCGTGCAGCTCAACCTCGTGTTGCACCTCGGGTCCAACTCGAATCCGGCGGACGCCCAGGAACAGTTCCAGAACACGCTGAAGTTCGCCCAGCGCTACCCGGCGCGGGTCGTGGTGCTATGCCCGGACTTCGGGGAGAAGGCGCCGACCGAGATCCGGGCGAAGATCTACGGCGAGTGCTTCCTCGGCAAATCGAAGAACGACACGCGCTGCGTCGAGTTCGTCATCCTGCACTACACCATGGCGGCGCGCGGCTACCTGGAAAACCAGGTCTCGGTGTGCCTCTCGACCGACATGCCGCTCTACTACTGGGGCCATGGCTTTTCCGCGGCCAAGCGGCTGGCCGACTACGGCTACCTGCTGACCCGCTCGAAACGCGTCCTCTTCGACAGCGCCGTGGCGCCGGCGGACGCGTTCACCTTCCCCTGGCCGAACATCGCGGCGGTGCGCGACCTGGCCTACACCCGCACGCTGCCGCTCCGGCAGAACCTCGGGCAATTCCTCAGCCGCTACGCCCCGGCGCTCATCACGACCGGGTTGCAGACGGTCACCATCCGCCACCGCGCGCAGTTTGCCGCCGAGGCCAGCTGCCTGCTCGGCTGGGTCAAGAAGGGCCTGACCCGCGCCGGCGCCGGTCCGGTGGCCTTCGCGGTCACGCCGGTGGACTGCCCCGGCTGCCTCTCGATGGCCTTCGCCTACGCCGAGCCGAGGAAGGTCTTCAAGTGGGCGGCCGACCTGAGCAAGGATCACGCCGAGTTCACCGGCGATCTCGGCACGGGCCGGACCTCGCTCGTGGCCGGTGCGCACTTCCTGGCGCAGGAGGCGGCGCTGAGCGAGGCGATGTTTTTTTAA
- the zwf gene encoding glucose-6-phosphate dehydrogenase, with protein MAEETRHPFLHGLSKHRGSPPTVIIIFGASGDLTARKLIPAIYNLAHDGLLPADFYLIGFGRKAIPDAEFQKMAADAIKEFSRREPSPDVWARLAARTLYVSGGYDEKPAYDRLGARIAGLEKEIGQELQSLFYISTPPTVFAPIIQNLGASGLAARYLRQRHQSKCIIEKPFGRDLASAQALNLELTTVFDESQVFRIDHYLGKETVQDLLVQRFANAIFEPIWNRNFIDHVQITVAEQVGVEARAGYYEQSGCLRDMIQNHTMQLLALTAMEPPVSMDAESVRDEKVKVLKAIQPLRLDGANPDVARAQYGAGVIGGKPVPGYLQEKDVSPASATETFAALRLSINNWRWQGVPFYLRSGKHLARRVSEIAVRFKRTPGSLFAETDRSMLAANTLAFQIQPDEGLSLILNAKIPGLETRTQPVKMNFKYATTFGSNTPEAYERLVLDAMIGDGTLFIRGDETERSWQLCTPILEHWAAQGRTGLDTYASGAWGPPSAEALLAANGHSWREP; from the coding sequence ATGGCTGAAGAAACCCGCCACCCGTTTTTGCATGGCCTCAGCAAGCACCGCGGCTCCCCGCCGACGGTGATCATCATCTTCGGCGCCTCCGGCGATCTGACCGCCCGCAAGCTCATCCCCGCGATCTACAACCTGGCGCATGACGGCCTGCTGCCGGCGGATTTCTACCTCATCGGCTTCGGCCGGAAGGCGATTCCCGACGCCGAGTTCCAGAAAATGGCGGCCGATGCCATCAAGGAGTTTTCCCGCCGCGAGCCGAGCCCGGACGTCTGGGCCCGCCTGGCCGCCCGCACGCTCTACGTGAGCGGCGGCTACGACGAAAAGCCCGCCTACGACCGCCTCGGCGCCCGTATCGCCGGCCTCGAGAAGGAGATCGGCCAGGAACTCCAGTCGCTGTTCTACATCTCCACGCCGCCGACGGTCTTCGCCCCCATCATCCAGAACCTCGGGGCCAGCGGGCTGGCCGCGCGCTACCTGCGCCAGCGCCACCAGTCGAAGTGCATCATCGAAAAACCCTTCGGCCGCGACCTCGCCAGCGCCCAGGCGCTCAACCTCGAGCTGACGACGGTCTTCGACGAGTCGCAGGTCTTCCGCATCGACCACTACCTCGGCAAGGAGACCGTGCAGGACCTGCTCGTGCAGCGCTTCGCCAATGCGATCTTCGAGCCGATCTGGAACCGCAACTTCATCGACCACGTGCAGATCACCGTGGCCGAGCAGGTTGGCGTGGAGGCCCGCGCCGGCTACTACGAGCAGAGCGGCTGCCTGCGCGACATGATCCAGAACCACACCATGCAGCTCCTCGCCCTCACCGCGATGGAGCCGCCCGTCTCGATGGACGCCGAGTCCGTCCGCGACGAGAAGGTGAAGGTGCTCAAGGCCATCCAGCCGCTCCGGCTCGACGGCGCCAACCCCGACGTGGCCCGCGCCCAATACGGCGCCGGCGTCATCGGCGGCAAGCCCGTGCCGGGCTACCTGCAGGAGAAGGACGTCTCGCCGGCGTCGGCCACCGAGACCTTCGCCGCGCTCCGCCTGAGCATCAACAACTGGCGCTGGCAGGGCGTGCCGTTCTACCTGCGCTCCGGCAAGCACCTCGCGCGCCGCGTGAGCGAGATCGCCGTCCGCTTCAAGCGCACGCCCGGCAGCCTCTTCGCCGAGACCGACCGCTCGATGCTCGCGGCCAACACGCTGGCGTTCCAGATCCAGCCCGACGAGGGCCTGAGCCTCATTCTCAACGCCAAGATCCCCGGCCTCGAGACGCGCACGCAGCCGGTGAAGATGAACTTCAAATACGCCACGACCTTCGGCTCCAACACGCCCGAGGCCTACGAGCGCCTCGTGCTCGACGCCATGATCGGCGACGGCACGCTCTTCATCCGGGGCGACGAGACCGAGCGCTCGTGGCAGCTCTGCACGCCGATCCTCGAGCACTGGGCCGCCCAAGGCCGCACCGGCCTCGACACCTACGCCTCCGGCGCCTGGGGCCCGCCGTCGGCCGAGGCCCTGCTCGCTGCGAACGGCCATTCGTGGAGGGAGCCGTGA
- a CDS encoding YraN family protein, translated as MLGWLKEVWSKVVRRRAPTARAEAGARGEQAAADYLQERHGFAIVTRNWRSPRDRRDEIDLVCRDGEVLVFVEVKARAEGARVAGFSAVDERKKRALRRAVHAYLAALASPPRTFRFDVAEVTLSDRLPAQVMHFENAPLFPKGYHVARQSGSLDEMAGG; from the coding sequence ATGCTTGGCTGGCTCAAAGAGGTCTGGAGCAAGGTTGTGCGTCGCAGGGCCCCCACGGCCCGCGCGGAGGCCGGGGCCCGGGGCGAGCAGGCGGCGGCGGACTACCTGCAGGAGCGCCACGGCTTCGCCATCGTGACCCGGAACTGGCGCAGTCCGCGCGACCGGCGCGACGAGATCGACCTGGTGTGCCGCGACGGCGAGGTGCTGGTGTTCGTCGAGGTCAAGGCCCGCGCCGAGGGCGCGCGGGTGGCGGGTTTCTCGGCGGTGGACGAGCGCAAGAAGCGCGCGCTGCGTCGCGCGGTGCACGCCTACCTGGCGGCGCTGGCGAGTCCGCCCCGCACCTTTCGCTTCGACGTCGCCGAAGTCACGCTCAGCGACCGGCTCCCCGCGCAGGTGATGCACTTTGAGAACGCGCCGCTCTTCCCCAAGGGCTACCATGTCGCCCGCCAGAGCGGCTCGCTGGACGAGATGGCCGGCGGATGA